A genomic window from Brevibacillus agri includes:
- a CDS encoding cation diffusion facilitator family transporter, which yields MNVYSDLKQGERGAWVSIIAYIFCSALKIGVAVLTGSAALMADGLNNSTDVVASIAVLIGLRIARKPPDRDHPYGHFRAETISALVASFIMLFVGLEVITGAIPTLFDTNHTAPDLLAGWTALATAVIMLGVYRYNHQLAVKTNSQALLAAAADNRSDAFVSIGTFVGVAGAQFQLHWLDPLAALVVGVIILKTAWDIFREATHRLTDGFDEGQLEELKETIFSISGVKAISDIKARYHGSSVLVDVVIHVDPQLNVVESHTITENIEERMKRVHKINTVHIHIEPEQQLAKR from the coding sequence GTGAATGTATATTCGGATCTGAAGCAAGGAGAGCGGGGTGCGTGGGTCAGCATTATCGCCTATATTTTCTGCTCGGCGTTAAAAATAGGGGTTGCGGTGCTGACAGGCTCGGCAGCGTTAATGGCGGACGGGCTGAACAACTCGACGGACGTGGTGGCGTCGATTGCCGTGCTGATCGGGCTGCGCATTGCCCGCAAGCCGCCGGATCGCGACCATCCGTACGGCCATTTTCGCGCGGAGACGATCTCTGCCCTGGTCGCGTCGTTCATCATGCTGTTTGTCGGGCTGGAGGTCATTACCGGAGCGATTCCGACGCTGTTTGATACAAACCACACTGCTCCCGACTTGTTGGCAGGCTGGACGGCGCTGGCGACTGCGGTCATTATGCTCGGGGTCTATCGGTACAATCACCAACTCGCCGTGAAAACGAACAGCCAGGCGTTGCTCGCGGCCGCTGCCGACAACCGCTCGGATGCCTTCGTCAGCATCGGGACGTTTGTCGGAGTGGCGGGCGCGCAGTTCCAACTGCATTGGCTCGACCCGCTGGCAGCGCTCGTGGTCGGGGTGATTATCCTGAAGACGGCGTGGGATATTTTCCGGGAGGCGACGCATCGCTTAACAGATGGCTTCGATGAGGGGCAACTGGAGGAGCTGAAGGAGACGATCTTCTCCATTTCCGGGGTGAAAGCGATCAGCGACATCAAGGCGCGTTATCACGGCAGCAGCGTGCTCGTTGACGTCGTGATCCACGTCGATCCGCAGTTGAACGTAGTAGAAAGCCACACCATCACCGAAAATATCGAAGAACGGATGAAACGTGTGCACAAAATCAATACGGTTCACATTCATATCGAACCGGAACAACAGCTCGCAAAAAGATAA
- the lgt gene encoding prolipoprotein diacylglyceryl transferase, with protein sequence MIDPIAISLGPLKIHWYGIIMGLAFFLGTYLARYNSKRSGIDPDHVLNMVVLIIPAAIVCARLYYVAFEWAQYKDNPLDIFAVWKGGLAIHGGLIGGVLAGTYYIRKHKLPFLRLADVFMPSVILGQAIGRWGNFINQEAHGDVASAEFMAKFPAFIRDQMFIGGQYYHPTFLYESLWNLLVFGILLFMLYRFKKFDGQVLFSYMILYSIGRFFIEGMRTDSLLIADTLRVAQLVSLSLIALGAILMLVFARKSKQSGHSHNSME encoded by the coding sequence ATGATTGATCCGATCGCGATTTCGCTCGGACCCCTTAAAATTCACTGGTACGGCATCATCATGGGGTTGGCTTTTTTTCTGGGGACTTACCTCGCGAGGTACAATTCCAAACGTTCCGGCATTGATCCCGATCACGTCCTGAACATGGTTGTGTTGATTATCCCGGCAGCGATTGTGTGTGCCCGCTTGTATTATGTCGCATTCGAATGGGCGCAGTACAAAGACAATCCACTGGACATCTTCGCGGTCTGGAAAGGCGGCCTGGCGATCCACGGCGGGCTGATCGGGGGAGTTCTCGCGGGAACGTACTACATTCGCAAGCACAAGCTTCCCTTCCTTCGCCTGGCTGATGTGTTCATGCCCAGTGTCATCCTCGGTCAAGCCATCGGCCGTTGGGGAAATTTCATCAACCAGGAAGCACACGGCGATGTAGCCTCTGCGGAATTTATGGCGAAGTTTCCCGCTTTCATCCGCGACCAGATGTTTATCGGCGGACAGTATTATCATCCGACGTTTTTGTACGAATCGCTGTGGAACTTGCTCGTCTTCGGCATCCTGCTGTTCATGCTGTATCGGTTTAAAAAATTCGATGGGCAAGTTTTGTTCAGCTACATGATTCTTTATTCCATCGGCCGCTTTTTCATCGAAGGCATGCGTACAGACAGCCTGCTGATCGCAGACACGCTGCGGGTCGCACAGCTTGTCAGCCTGAGCCTGATCGCCCTCGGGGCCATTCTGATGCTGGTCTTCGCTCGCAAAAGCAAGCAGTCAGGCCATTCCCACAATTCAATGGAATAG
- the thiC gene encoding phosphomethylpyrimidine synthase ThiC, whose amino-acid sequence MSSISSFPGSRKVYEVGSRPDIRVPMREIALSPTEGLYGTTPNPPLRVYDTSGEYTAEGYVADINKGLPLVRQRWIEERDDTESYAGREPKPVDDGIRNADSAGKMPAFPREGYQPRRAKPGKTVTQLHYARRHIITPEMEYIAIREGVTPEFVRAEVAAGRAIIPANINHPEAEPMIIGRNFHVKVNANIGTSAVSSSMEEEVEKMIWSVRWGADTIMDLSTGKHIHTTREWIIRNSPVPVGTVPIYQALEKVNGKAEDLTWEVYRDTLIEQAEQGVDYFTIHAGVLLRYIPLTAKRVTGIVSRGGSILAAWCLAHHEENFLYTHFEEICEILKAYDISVSLGDGLRPGSIADANDEAQFAELETLGELTKIAWKHDVQVMIEGPGHVPMHLIRENMDKQLAICHEAPFYTLGPLTTDIAPGYDHITSAIGAAMIGWFGTAMLCYVTPKEHLGLPNKEDVRNGLIAYKIAAHAADLAKGHPRAKQRDDALSKARFEFRWNDQFNLSLDPERAREYHDETLPAEAAKSAHFCSMCGPKFCSMKISHDIRHQAQEQERIEPAAIAAGLQEKAREFREQGSQLYK is encoded by the coding sequence ATGTCATCCATTTCATCTTTTCCCGGAAGCCGCAAAGTATACGAGGTAGGCAGCCGCCCCGACATTCGCGTGCCGATGCGCGAAATTGCGCTATCGCCTACCGAGGGGCTGTACGGCACCACACCAAACCCGCCGTTGCGCGTGTACGACACAAGCGGCGAATACACGGCCGAAGGTTATGTCGCCGACATCAACAAAGGGCTGCCGCTCGTGCGCCAGCGCTGGATCGAGGAGCGCGACGATACGGAGAGCTATGCCGGCCGCGAGCCAAAGCCTGTGGACGACGGAATCCGCAACGCCGACAGCGCAGGGAAGATGCCCGCTTTCCCGCGCGAAGGCTATCAGCCGAGACGGGCGAAGCCAGGCAAGACGGTCACCCAGCTTCACTACGCCCGCCGTCACATCATCACGCCGGAGATGGAGTACATCGCCATCCGCGAAGGCGTCACGCCGGAGTTCGTCCGGGCTGAGGTGGCGGCAGGCCGCGCGATCATTCCCGCCAATATCAATCATCCGGAAGCGGAGCCGATGATTATCGGCCGGAATTTTCACGTCAAGGTCAACGCCAACATCGGCACTTCTGCCGTCAGCTCCTCAATGGAAGAAGAAGTCGAAAAAATGATCTGGTCGGTGCGCTGGGGCGCGGACACGATCATGGACTTGTCGACCGGAAAGCACATCCACACGACGCGCGAGTGGATCATCCGCAACAGCCCGGTGCCTGTCGGAACCGTACCGATTTACCAGGCGCTTGAAAAAGTGAACGGCAAAGCGGAGGATTTGACCTGGGAAGTCTACCGGGACACGCTGATTGAACAGGCAGAGCAAGGCGTCGATTATTTCACCATTCACGCCGGCGTCCTGCTCCGCTACATTCCGCTGACCGCGAAGCGCGTGACCGGAATCGTCTCGCGCGGCGGCTCCATTCTGGCTGCGTGGTGTCTCGCCCATCACGAGGAAAACTTTTTGTACACGCATTTCGAAGAGATTTGCGAGATTCTCAAGGCGTATGACATCAGCGTGTCACTTGGAGACGGCTTGCGCCCCGGCTCGATTGCAGATGCGAATGACGAGGCCCAGTTTGCCGAACTAGAGACACTCGGCGAGCTGACGAAAATCGCCTGGAAGCACGACGTGCAGGTGATGATTGAAGGACCCGGCCACGTCCCGATGCACCTCATTCGCGAAAACATGGACAAACAACTAGCGATTTGCCACGAGGCGCCTTTTTATACGCTCGGGCCGTTGACGACAGACATCGCGCCCGGCTACGACCACATCACCTCGGCGATCGGCGCCGCGATGATCGGCTGGTTTGGCACCGCGATGCTCTGCTACGTCACGCCCAAGGAGCATCTCGGCCTGCCGAACAAGGAAGACGTGCGCAACGGTCTCATCGCCTATAAAATCGCCGCTCATGCAGCGGATTTGGCCAAAGGCCACCCGCGAGCAAAACAGCGCGACGACGCTTTGTCCAAAGCCCGCTTCGAGTTTCGCTGGAACGACCAGTTCAACCTGTCTCTCGACCCCGAGCGCGCCCGCGAATACCACGATGAGACGCTGCCTGCCGAAGCAGCGAAGTCCGCGCATTTTTGCTCGATGTGCGGCCCGAAATTTTGCAGCATGAAAATCTCGCACGACATCCGCCACCAGGCCCAGGAGCAGGAGCGGATCGAGCCTGCCGCCATCGCAGCGGGCCTGCAAGAAAAAGCCCGCGAATTTCGCGAGCAAGGAAGTCAACTGTACAAATAA
- a CDS encoding DUF1904 family protein, translating to MPFLRFKGFEKEKLQSVSPLIIEEFARIAEVSQEKVKLELLLVEQLTNSPLSLEIMMFPREQKQHDQIASTMNRILQKQGFQNVHIFFILLSPELYYKEGLPLQVKVSG from the coding sequence TTGCCGTTTCTTCGCTTTAAAGGCTTTGAAAAAGAAAAGCTGCAATCGGTATCGCCCCTTATTATAGAAGAGTTTGCCCGCATCGCGGAAGTGAGCCAGGAAAAAGTCAAGCTGGAGCTGCTTCTGGTCGAGCAGTTGACGAACAGTCCGTTGTCGCTTGAAATCATGATGTTTCCCCGGGAGCAAAAGCAGCACGACCAGATCGCCAGCACGATGAACCGGATTTTGCAAAAGCAAGGTTTCCAGAACGTCCATATTTTCTTTATCCTGCTGTCGCCCGAGCTGTATTATAAGGAAGGGCTTCCTTTGCAAGTCAAAGTCTCAGGCTGA
- the ligD gene encoding non-homologous end-joining DNA ligase gives MANATKEYELTIGGHAISITNPYKPLWPEANVTKLDYLRYLLTVAPHLLRYAKDRLLTVIRYPHGIHDKHFYQKNIPEYAPSWIQTHTWENVRYVLCNDEATLMWMANQAALEWHVSFHLAADETPTELVFDLDPSTEDFAVVIEAALLVKELLDELRLPAFVKTSGASGLQVYVPIELRYTFEQTRQVGQFIASYLVNKHPSFLTIERMVKNRGDKLYIDYLQHWRGKTLPAPYSTRAKKGATVSAPLLWEEVPKSHPSDYTVHTVPPRLKEKGDLFAAVSRPTTRASLDPILDFLRFQ, from the coding sequence GTGGCGAATGCAACCAAAGAATACGAGCTGACTATCGGCGGTCATGCCATCAGCATTACGAACCCGTACAAGCCGCTCTGGCCGGAAGCGAATGTGACCAAGCTAGATTATTTGCGTTACCTCCTGACGGTGGCGCCGCATCTCTTGCGCTATGCCAAAGACCGGCTGTTAACCGTGATCCGCTATCCGCACGGCATCCACGACAAACATTTTTATCAAAAAAACATTCCCGAGTACGCCCCGTCCTGGATTCAGACGCACACGTGGGAAAACGTCCGCTATGTGCTGTGCAACGATGAAGCCACCCTCATGTGGATGGCCAATCAGGCGGCGCTGGAATGGCACGTTTCCTTTCATCTCGCGGCCGACGAGACGCCGACCGAGCTGGTGTTCGACCTCGATCCGTCCACGGAAGACTTTGCTGTCGTGATCGAGGCTGCGCTGCTCGTCAAGGAGCTGTTGGACGAGTTGAGGCTGCCCGCCTTTGTCAAGACTTCAGGAGCAAGCGGCCTGCAGGTGTACGTCCCGATCGAGCTACGCTATACGTTCGAGCAGACGAGACAGGTCGGGCAGTTTATCGCTTCGTATCTGGTCAACAAGCACCCTTCCTTTTTGACCATCGAGCGCATGGTGAAAAATCGCGGGGACAAGCTGTACATCGACTACTTGCAGCACTGGCGCGGCAAAACCCTTCCCGCTCCTTATTCGACGCGGGCCAAAAAAGGGGCGACCGTCTCCGCCCCGTTATTATGGGAGGAAGTGCCCAAGTCTCATCCCAGCGACTACACCGTACACACCGTTCCGCCACGCCTGAAAGAGAAGGGAGACTTGTTCGCCGCCGTCTCCCGCCCGACCACAAGAGCCTCCCTCGACCCGATCCTCGACTTTTTGCGCTTTCAGTAG
- a CDS encoding GerAB/ArcD/ProY family transporter, protein MIHKQVVNHRQIAWLVGSLLMTGMMISFLRSVVQVAKMDSWFSQILPACYALLVAYVLSELVRAYPGKNLFEIMFIICGKWFGGFINCLILFYIWVILALDIKGAADFLHISLLPETPLEIILLVFVLLLMYYGKTSLEVAARVNEIFFPAYFIMCLLLYFLLMNEYSIERLEPILSTSLDRITISNLLPIGVYGDILLFGAFLHASSEPRLLFTAMKHGIMIACFTTTLTVLILLGVMGYVIAGRLNFPIYILVQQIHLTDFLDRVEMILFSLWFPAFSIKVIVAYLAFLVGVGSFGGQLHYNTYNAPTGCFMVVTSLLAFPKVSDINQFISYSFPLLVVLFQVPLLLFLFIVARRKKREEGQALIPRGTKLHRFYRMMVWGGVFSIAGCFLTILVGDLLRDKSPAAGIATAIAYIVFLVIGVLTSYGEMQALNHGKQRLGRPKQQGSFRQ, encoded by the coding sequence ATGATACACAAGCAAGTCGTCAATCATCGGCAAATCGCCTGGCTGGTCGGAAGTCTGCTGATGACAGGGATGATGATAAGCTTTTTGCGGTCGGTTGTGCAGGTCGCCAAGATGGATTCGTGGTTCTCGCAAATTCTTCCGGCTTGCTATGCCTTGCTCGTCGCCTATGTATTGTCGGAGCTTGTGCGCGCCTACCCGGGGAAAAACTTGTTCGAGATCATGTTCATCATCTGCGGCAAATGGTTCGGCGGCTTTATCAACTGCTTGATCCTGTTTTATATTTGGGTGATCCTCGCCCTCGATATAAAAGGGGCTGCCGACTTTTTGCATATCTCCCTCTTGCCGGAGACGCCCTTGGAAATCATCCTGCTTGTGTTCGTTCTTCTGTTGATGTACTACGGCAAAACGAGCCTGGAGGTGGCGGCGAGGGTCAACGAAATTTTTTTTCCCGCCTACTTCATCATGTGCCTGCTGCTCTACTTTCTTTTGATGAACGAGTACAGCATCGAGCGGCTGGAGCCGATTTTGAGCACGAGCCTGGATCGGATTACGATAAGCAACCTGCTGCCGATCGGCGTTTACGGAGACATTTTGCTGTTTGGCGCTTTTTTGCACGCCAGCAGCGAGCCGCGTCTCCTGTTTACCGCCATGAAGCACGGAATCATGATCGCCTGCTTCACGACCACGCTTACGGTGCTGATTCTCCTTGGGGTGATGGGCTACGTCATTGCGGGCCGACTCAATTTTCCGATCTACATTCTCGTGCAGCAAATTCACCTGACGGACTTTCTCGACCGGGTGGAAATGATTTTGTTCAGCTTGTGGTTTCCTGCGTTCAGCATTAAAGTCATCGTCGCCTATCTGGCCTTCCTCGTGGGCGTAGGATCGTTTGGCGGACAGTTGCACTACAACACGTACAACGCGCCCACCGGCTGCTTCATGGTGGTGACCTCGCTGCTCGCCTTTCCCAAGGTGTCGGATATCAACCAGTTCATCAGCTACAGCTTTCCGCTGCTTGTCGTGCTTTTTCAGGTGCCGCTGCTCCTGTTTCTGTTTATCGTCGCCCGCCGGAAAAAACGGGAAGAAGGCCAGGCTCTGATTCCGCGAGGCACGAAGCTGCACCGCTTTTACCGGATGATGGTGTGGGGGGGAGTATTCAGCATTGCAGGCTGTTTCCTGACGATCTTGGTCGGGGATCTGCTGCGGGACAAATCTCCGGCGGCAGGGATCGCGACGGCCATCGCCTACATCGTGTTCCTGGTGATCGGGGTGTTGACCAGCTACGGAGAAATGCAGGCCCTCAACCACGGCAAGCAAAGGCTGGGGCGGCCCAAGCAGCAAGGCAGTTTTCGGCAGTAA
- a CDS encoding spore germination protein — protein sequence MEFRKKSRIEKLLETIDTCSLLEMEGIALFPDLDDNVEVLKKLFSDCSDFVIREFRLKHSARAAAIFVDGLIDTAEVNQALKSLMVMEKGDDDIEVIEEALLPVSQIARVNDYKQLLQAVLSGDTGIMVDGNVEALTLGIRGAEKRSVNEPEGEAVVRGPREGFIENIRTNTSMLRRKLRTPRLKMKSLVVGRETNTNIVVAFLEGIADPQVVEEVSQRISNIDIDAILESGYIEELIQDNVYSPFPQLMYSERPDTVAASILEGRVAIFVDGTPMVLIAPATFWMLMQASEDYFERFQMTTLLRWLRYLFLIIALVTPALYVAITTYHQQMLPTTLLLSVAAARESIPFPAIVEALIMEIAFEALREAGIRLPKTVGQAVSILGALVVGQAAVQAGIVSAPMVIVVSLTGIASFTIPHFNAAISLRMLRFPLMIAASILGIYGILVGVLLILGHMANLRSFGVPYLSPLAPMSVGDLKDVLVRVPWSFMEKRPSFLGIRDARRMNANFANQVQQRGGHAGTTSRGNSDEEGKA from the coding sequence ATGGAGTTCAGGAAAAAAAGCAGAATCGAAAAATTGCTGGAGACGATTGATACGTGCAGCTTGCTTGAGATGGAAGGCATTGCGCTTTTTCCGGATTTGGATGACAACGTAGAAGTGTTGAAAAAGCTGTTCTCGGATTGCTCGGATTTTGTCATCCGCGAGTTTAGGCTAAAACACAGTGCGCGTGCGGCCGCGATTTTTGTAGACGGCTTGATTGATACCGCCGAAGTGAACCAGGCGCTGAAATCGCTCATGGTGATGGAAAAGGGCGATGACGACATCGAAGTAATCGAAGAAGCGCTGCTGCCCGTCTCGCAAATCGCGCGGGTGAACGATTACAAGCAGCTTTTGCAGGCTGTGCTGTCCGGCGATACCGGCATTATGGTCGACGGAAATGTCGAGGCACTCACGCTGGGCATCCGCGGTGCGGAAAAGCGCTCGGTCAACGAGCCGGAGGGAGAAGCCGTCGTGCGCGGGCCGCGGGAAGGCTTCATTGAAAACATCCGCACGAACACGTCGATGCTGCGGCGCAAATTGCGCACGCCCCGGTTGAAAATGAAGTCGCTGGTCGTGGGGAGAGAGACGAATACAAACATCGTGGTCGCGTTTTTGGAAGGCATCGCGGACCCGCAAGTCGTGGAAGAGGTTTCCCAACGCATCAGCAACATCGACATCGACGCCATTTTGGAGAGCGGCTACATCGAAGAGCTGATTCAGGACAACGTCTATTCGCCCTTTCCCCAGCTCATGTATTCCGAGCGGCCGGACACGGTGGCGGCTTCGATCTTGGAAGGGCGCGTCGCTATTTTTGTCGATGGCACGCCGATGGTGCTGATCGCTCCCGCCACGTTTTGGATGCTGATGCAGGCGAGCGAGGACTACTTCGAGCGCTTCCAGATGACGACGCTGCTCCGCTGGCTGCGCTATTTGTTTCTGATTATTGCGCTGGTTACGCCTGCGCTGTACGTGGCGATTACGACGTACCACCAGCAAATGCTGCCGACGACCTTGCTCTTGAGCGTCGCCGCAGCTCGCGAGTCGATTCCTTTTCCCGCGATCGTGGAGGCGCTCATTATGGAAATTGCCTTTGAAGCGCTGCGTGAAGCGGGGATTCGCCTCCCGAAAACGGTCGGGCAGGCCGTCAGTATTTTGGGGGCGCTCGTCGTCGGACAGGCGGCCGTGCAAGCCGGGATTGTTTCCGCGCCGATGGTCATTGTCGTGTCGCTCACCGGGATCGCCTCTTTTACGATTCCGCACTTCAATGCGGCCATTTCGCTGCGAATGCTGCGCTTCCCGCTGATGATTGCGGCCTCTATTCTCGGCATTTACGGCATTTTGGTAGGCGTGCTGCTCATTTTGGGGCATATGGCTAACTTGCGCTCCTTTGGCGTCCCGTACCTGTCTCCGCTTGCCCCGATGTCCGTTGGAGACTTGAAGGATGTTCTGGTGCGGGTGCCGTGGTCGTTTATGGAAAAGCGGCCCAGCTTTCTCGGGATTCGAGATGCGAGGCGGATGAACGCAAACTTTGCCAACCAGGTGCAGCAAAGAGGAGGGCACGCAGGAACGACGAGCCGCGGGAATTCAGACGAGGAGGGCAAAGCGTGA
- a CDS encoding RNA ligase family protein has protein sequence MKLTPIIPFEPTTTDDIADGPDWIAQVKWDGIRLLTYYDGNSVKLYNRKANERTLHYPEIAAISDYCRAQSVILDGEVVALGADGKPSFYEVMRRDGLRRMEKIAAVKRQVPIFYMIFDVLYADGEWVTACPLAERQRLLQKLISPTPTVQLVDNFTSGRELFQTIEQQGMEGVIIKDLTSTYAIAGKDARWQKKKNYRDLIAVVGGVTMRDQTVNSLLLGLYDAKGALWYIGHAGTGKLTHSDWRSLTETIQPLIQADMPFHNKPERINGTIWLKPQLTAKIQYAEWADGHSLRQPSIQGFVDSPARQCTFEA, from the coding sequence ATGAAGCTAACGCCGATTATTCCTTTCGAGCCGACGACGACGGATGACATCGCGGATGGCCCCGACTGGATTGCGCAAGTCAAATGGGATGGGATCAGGCTGTTGACGTACTACGACGGCAACTCGGTCAAGCTGTACAATCGCAAGGCTAACGAGCGGACTTTGCACTACCCGGAAATCGCCGCAATCTCCGACTACTGCCGGGCGCAGTCCGTCATTCTCGACGGCGAGGTCGTTGCGCTTGGTGCAGATGGCAAGCCTTCTTTTTACGAGGTCATGCGCAGGGACGGTCTGCGACGGATGGAAAAAATCGCAGCCGTAAAGCGTCAGGTCCCCATCTTCTACATGATTTTTGACGTCCTGTACGCAGACGGCGAATGGGTCACGGCCTGTCCGCTGGCAGAGCGCCAGCGCCTGTTGCAAAAGCTCATCTCCCCGACGCCCACGGTGCAGCTCGTCGACAATTTTACGAGTGGCCGGGAGCTGTTTCAGACGATCGAGCAGCAAGGGATGGAAGGCGTCATCATCAAAGATTTGACCAGCACGTATGCCATCGCCGGAAAAGATGCGCGCTGGCAAAAGAAAAAAAACTACCGGGATTTGATCGCGGTGGTAGGCGGAGTGACGATGCGGGATCAGACGGTCAATTCCTTGCTGCTCGGGCTTTACGACGCCAAGGGCGCTCTCTGGTATATCGGCCATGCCGGAACCGGAAAGCTGACCCACAGCGATTGGCGCAGCTTGACCGAAACGATTCAGCCGTTGATCCAGGCTGACATGCCTTTTCATAACAAGCCGGAGCGCATCAACGGCACCATCTGGCTAAAGCCGCAGCTCACAGCCAAAATTCAGTACGCAGAGTGGGCAGACGGGCACTCCTTGCGCCAGCCGAGCATCCAGGGCTTCGTCGACTCCCCTGCCCGCCAGTGCACATTCGAAGCGTAA
- a CDS encoding Ger(x)C family spore germination protein yields MKRLTPIVVLLMGMLVVSGCWDRREVNDMAIVIAMAMDKEPNGHYRLSVQVPLVSSLGSTSGGGGGTSGDKTYYVDSAVGKTIREANSMIQSRMSRELYYSHHRMIVIGEQLAKEGMSDVLDIVARFPENRLTAYLVMTKGKGIELLNAQPQFERFSGEAMRELVKMEAIPVSLKDVAQMLTTPGIDAFLPVLAPVDSHPKGKSKEVEFTGIGLFRGDKLVYVSKAESIKGLRWFQRNFMPFSVVLSLGDKGRLTFYFSKGKADLKPVLKKGRVHYDIMVHATSVIVENMTNLDLEHKKNIAMIEDMLKKEVEVSVKNTLQLMQKYRTDTIGMGLIMARQFPREWRETYRDRWSEELPEITFTIRSKVAVEDIGQTTKNITKEDRENE; encoded by the coding sequence GTGAAACGTCTCACTCCGATTGTCGTGTTGCTGATGGGAATGCTGGTGGTGTCAGGCTGCTGGGATCGGCGGGAAGTAAACGATATGGCGATCGTGATTGCAATGGCGATGGACAAGGAGCCAAACGGCCATTATCGCTTGTCCGTGCAGGTTCCGCTGGTCAGCAGTCTCGGCTCCACGTCTGGCGGGGGAGGCGGGACGAGCGGAGACAAGACGTACTATGTGGACTCAGCCGTCGGCAAGACGATCAGGGAAGCGAACAGCATGATCCAGTCGCGCATGTCTCGCGAGCTGTACTATTCCCACCACCGGATGATTGTCATCGGCGAGCAACTGGCCAAGGAGGGGATGAGCGACGTATTGGACATCGTGGCCCGTTTTCCCGAAAATCGGCTGACCGCTTATCTCGTCATGACCAAAGGCAAAGGGATCGAGCTGTTGAATGCCCAGCCGCAGTTCGAACGCTTTTCCGGGGAGGCGATGCGCGAGTTGGTGAAAATGGAGGCGATTCCCGTATCGCTCAAAGACGTTGCACAGATGCTCACTACACCCGGGATTGATGCGTTTCTCCCGGTGCTGGCTCCCGTTGACTCGCATCCCAAAGGCAAGTCGAAGGAAGTCGAGTTTACGGGGATCGGCCTGTTTCGCGGTGACAAGCTCGTGTATGTGTCCAAGGCCGAATCGATCAAAGGTCTTCGCTGGTTTCAGCGCAACTTCATGCCGTTCTCTGTCGTGCTCTCGCTTGGCGACAAAGGCCGGCTGACCTTCTACTTTTCAAAAGGAAAGGCCGATCTCAAGCCTGTTTTGAAAAAAGGGCGGGTCCATTACGACATCATGGTGCACGCGACAAGTGTGATAGTGGAGAACATGACGAATCTGGATCTGGAGCATAAAAAGAACATTGCGATGATCGAGGACATGCTCAAAAAAGAGGTCGAGGTCAGCGTGAAGAACACGTTGCAGTTAATGCAAAAGTATCGGACGGACACAATTGGAATGGGCCTTATTATGGCCAGACAATTCCCCCGGGAGTGGCGGGAAACGTACCGGGACCGTTGGAGTGAAGAACTGCCGGAAATTACGTTCACGATCCGTTCCAAGGTGGCCGTCGAAGATATCGGGCAAACGACGAAAAACATCACAAAGGAAGACCGCGAGAATGAATAG
- a CDS encoding inorganic phosphate transporter: MPDFSPEVVILVLVVVMALSFDFINGFHDTANAIATSVSTRALSPRTAIVIASLFNLIGALTYTGVAKTIGGKITDPFKLENGLVVVLAALTAAILWNLITWWFGIPSSSSHAIIGGVAGAAVGAAGFGSINMEGFIEIVKALIISPIVAFVIGFIVIKIVSAIVANMNYHKTNRNFRMLQVLSASWQSFSHGANDAQKTMGVITLALLSGGFLVQEPGEFAIPLWVKLSAAIAMALGTSFGGWRIIKTMGGKIMKIKPISGFSADLSSALIITIFTTLKLPVSTTHVITSSILGVGASQKLNAVKWGVAGRIVVTWIITLPVTGLLAAACYVVFDVFL; encoded by the coding sequence ATGCCTGATTTTTCGCCAGAGGTTGTTATTCTCGTACTTGTCGTCGTCATGGCGCTGAGTTTTGACTTTATCAATGGTTTTCACGACACGGCCAACGCCATTGCGACCTCAGTATCGACCCGGGCCTTGAGTCCGCGGACAGCCATTGTTATCGCCTCGCTCTTCAACCTGATTGGCGCGCTGACGTACACGGGTGTAGCGAAGACGATCGGGGGCAAAATCACGGACCCGTTCAAGCTGGAAAATGGACTGGTTGTCGTCTTGGCAGCTTTGACCGCCGCGATTTTGTGGAACTTGATTACGTGGTGGTTCGGTATCCCGAGCTCTTCCTCGCATGCGATCATCGGAGGCGTTGCAGGTGCCGCTGTAGGAGCTGCCGGCTTCGGTTCGATCAACATGGAAGGCTTCATTGAGATCGTCAAGGCGCTCATCATTTCGCCGATCGTCGCGTTTGTCATCGGTTTTATCGTCATCAAAATCGTTTCCGCGATTGTCGCCAACATGAATTACCATAAAACGAATCGCAACTTCCGCATGCTGCAAGTGTTGTCTGCATCCTGGCAATCCTTCAGCCACGGAGCCAACGACGCCCAGAAAACGATGGGGGTTATCACGCTGGCCTTGCTCTCTGGCGGATTTTTGGTGCAGGAGCCTGGCGAGTTTGCGATCCCGCTGTGGGTCAAGCTGTCCGCCGCGATTGCCATGGCGCTGGGGACTTCCTTCGGCGGCTGGCGCATTATCAAAACCATGGGTGGCAAGATTATGAAAATCAAGCCAATCAGCGGTTTTTCGGCCGACCTGTCATCTGCCTTGATTATCACAATCTTTACTACCTTGAAACTGCCGGTCAGTACGACCCATGTCATCACCTCTTCGATTTTGGGTGTAGGCGCGTCGCAAAAGCTGAACGCAGTCAAATGGGGAGTGGCTGGACGCATCGTCGTTACCTGGATCATTACGCTCCCGGTAACGGGTCTGTTGGCCGCAGCCTGTTACGTTGTCTTCGACGTTTTCCTGTAA